The following are encoded in a window of Methanobrevibacter ruminantium M1 genomic DNA:
- a CDS encoding transposase: MKHRLNLDNKDPNYILLKEIFKIMDSRESKRILVSYGFKNLNRTIFAFKIIFISMFFEIDIPFILNELKSNRRLCKFLNISEVLTADQVYKIFSEINSEKLIKSLNRILNSRNMVKRRGKKTFIVDATPVDLDINFHRNKKTKEHLEKINLKWSYSSSKGYYIGFKATVVMDYDSMNPVCILIHSGAPNDAGLFEEILENLQKRRIIRKGDTLIFDKGYYRYKNYQIGISKYKIIPFIFPKEKFSRTRLDDILTYPLAVFNKTKRIMKEKRLYNSLKMELMKKIDSWEKFKPIRGKIEDFFKLLKQGLNMREIHKYTLKSVEKTVYLNVFLGALIISQGFYSKTTIQQLSEN; this comes from the coding sequence ATGAAGCATAGATTAAATTTAGATAATAAAGACCCAAATTATATTTTGTTGAAAGAAATATTTAAAATTATGGATTCAAGAGAATCCAAAAGAATATTGGTATCCTATGGATTTAAAAACCTAAACAGAACAATATTTGCTTTTAAAATCATTTTTATAAGCATGTTCTTTGAAATTGACATTCCATTCATCCTAAATGAACTCAAATCCAATAGAAGACTCTGCAAATTCCTTAATATTTCTGAAGTTCTGACTGCAGATCAAGTTTATAAAATCTTTTCAGAAATAAACTCTGAAAAACTTATAAAATCATTAAACAGAATCTTAAACTCAAGGAATATGGTTAAAAGGAGAGGAAAAAAGACTTTTATTGTTGATGCGACCCCAGTGGACTTAGATATTAATTTCCACAGAAATAAAAAGACTAAAGAACATCTGGAAAAAATTAATCTCAAATGGAGTTATTCTTCCTCTAAAGGTTATTATATTGGATTTAAAGCGACTGTTGTGATGGATTACGATTCTATGAATCCTGTTTGCATTTTAATCCATTCTGGAGCTCCAAATGATGCAGGACTTTTTGAAGAGATTTTAGAAAACCTTCAAAAAAGACGAATAATCAGAAAAGGAGACACATTAATCTTTGATAAAGGATATTACAGGTATAAAAACTACCAAATCGGAATCAGCAAATACAAAATCATTCCTTTCATTTTTCCAAAAGAAAAATTCAGCAGAACCCGATTGGATGACATTTTAACTTATCCACTAGCCGTATTTAACAAAACAAAGAGAATAATGAAAGAAAAAAGATTATACAACAGTTTAAAAATGGAATTAATGAAAAAAATAGATTCATGGGAAAAATTTAAACCAATAAGGGGCAAAATAGAAGATTTTTTCAAATTATTAAAACAAGGCTTGAATATGAGAGAAATCCACAAATATACTCTAAAATCAGTAGAAAAAACCGTTTATCTAAATGTATTTTTGGGAGCACTGATTATATCACAAGGATTTTACTCAAAAACGACCATACAACAATTATCTGAAAACTAA
- a CDS encoding DEAD/DEAH box helicase family protein: MNNETNAFTGNNPELYNRLKSSINNAESIDIIVSFLMESGVKLIINDLKEAISKGVEIRILTGNYLNITQPQALYLLRKELGYNLDLRFYNVANKSFHPKAYIFHNESDSEIYIGSSNLSKGALTDSIEWNYHFKRSKNLEDFDSFYQNFEDLFYNQSTIVDDEALRDYSKKWTKPRFPVKEAESIEEYTQTPSETLFEPRGPQIEALYALERSREEGFDKALVVAATGIGKTYLAAFDSIKYKKVLFIAHREEIIKQAAKSFKNVFPTKTIGFFYNQHKQTDKDMIFSLVQTLGKSSYLNDSYFKRDEFDYIVVDEFHHAVANNYKKILDYFKPKFLLGLTATPERLDNRDVFALCDYNNVYEIRLKEAINKGWLVPFRYYGIYDDTIDYSTVNMRNGRYDEKDLEEKLMINRRANLVYHHFLKYTSKSAIGFCASRNHAEYMASYFNEHGIAAASVYSGEQGEHSQNRQKAIDDLRDGKLRIIFTVDIFNEGLDLPSIDEVLFLRPTQSPTIFLQQLGRGLRKDKGKKYLTVLDFIGNYKKANMAPFLLSGKDYDSRTLLREAVLDFEYPEDCFIDFDFQLVDLFKYQAKSELKAKDRVVIEFNSVKTELDHRPSRVELFLHMDDAIIGAMKRTPKINLFKDYMSFLNDNKELMDEEEEFLNSPAHEFLKAIENTNMTKSYKMPILRAFYNNGSIKMAISDDDVYLAMKEFYDYGSNGVDMLKDKSSRDYKSWSKKDYVNLAKRNPIKFLKKTHGDFFIDKEGFALALADNLEQFINLDSFKRHFEDIIEYRTLSYYKDRFEKKQV; this comes from the coding sequence ATGAACAATGAGACAAACGCTTTCACTGGAAACAATCCAGAATTATACAATAGGCTCAAATCAAGCATAAACAATGCAGAGAGCATTGATATCATAGTTTCTTTTCTCATGGAATCTGGAGTGAAATTGATTATCAACGACTTAAAGGAAGCCATTTCCAAAGGAGTGGAAATACGCATCCTAACTGGAAACTATCTAAACATCACACAACCTCAGGCACTTTATTTATTGCGCAAGGAATTGGGATATAATTTAGACTTGCGCTTTTACAATGTTGCAAATAAAAGCTTTCACCCTAAAGCATATATATTTCACAATGAATCAGACAGTGAAATCTATATAGGCTCATCCAATCTATCCAAGGGGGCATTGACCGACTCAATCGAATGGAACTATCATTTTAAAAGGTCAAAAAACCTAGAAGACTTCGATTCCTTTTACCAAAACTTCGAAGATCTTTTTTATAATCAATCAACCATTGTTGATGACGAGGCTTTAAGGGATTATTCCAAGAAATGGACCAAGCCTAGATTCCCAGTCAAAGAGGCTGAAAGCATAGAAGAATATACACAAACCCCTAGCGAAACCCTATTTGAACCTAGAGGCCCTCAAATAGAGGCATTATATGCTCTGGAGAGAAGCCGTGAAGAGGGCTTTGACAAGGCTTTGGTAGTGGCTGCAACAGGTATTGGAAAGACATACCTTGCTGCATTCGATTCAATAAAATATAAAAAAGTCTTATTCATAGCACACAGAGAGGAAATAATAAAACAAGCAGCAAAAAGCTTTAAAAATGTTTTTCCAACCAAAACAATTGGATTCTTTTATAACCAGCATAAGCAAACAGACAAAGACATGATATTCTCCCTGGTCCAGACATTGGGAAAGAGCAGCTATCTGAACGACAGCTATTTCAAGAGAGATGAATTCGACTACATCGTCGTTGACGAGTTCCATCATGCAGTTGCAAACAATTATAAAAAGATATTGGACTATTTCAAGCCTAAATTCCTATTGGGACTTACTGCAACCCCTGAAAGATTGGACAACAGGGATGTATTTGCATTATGCGACTATAACAACGTCTATGAAATAAGACTTAAGGAAGCGATAAACAAGGGATGGCTTGTTCCATTCAGATATTATGGAATCTATGACGATACAATCGACTATTCCACAGTCAACATGAGAAACGGCAGGTATGATGAAAAAGATTTAGAGGAAAAGCTGATGATAAACCGCCGTGCCAATCTTGTCTATCACCATTTCCTGAAGTACACCTCTAAATCAGCAATAGGATTCTGCGCCTCAAGAAACCATGCAGAATATATGGCAAGCTATTTCAACGAGCATGGAATAGCTGCAGCATCTGTCTATAGCGGCGAGCAGGGAGAGCACTCCCAAAACCGCCAAAAGGCCATAGATGATTTAAGAGATGGCAAACTCAGAATCATATTCACTGTAGACATATTCAATGAAGGTCTTGATCTCCCCTCCATAGATGAGGTTCTCTTCCTAAGGCCTACACAGTCACCTACAATATTCCTTCAGCAATTGGGAAGGGGACTTAGAAAGGACAAGGGCAAAAAGTACCTCACTGTCCTTGACTTTATAGGAAACTATAAAAAGGCGAATATGGCTCCATTCCTATTGAGCGGAAAAGACTATGATTCAAGAACCCTTCTAAGGGAAGCTGTCCTTGACTTTGAATATCCTGAGGACTGTTTCATAGACTTTGATTTCCAATTGGTGGATCTCTTTAAGTATCAAGCAAAGAGTGAACTTAAGGCCAAGGATAGGGTAGTCATTGAATTCAATTCTGTAAAGACAGAATTGGACCATCGTCCAAGCAGAGTGGAACTCTTTTTGCATATGGATGATGCAATAATAGGAGCAATGAAAAGAACTCCAAAGATTAATCTCTTCAAGGATTACATGAGCTTTCTAAATGACAACAAAGAACTAATGGACGAAGAGGAAGAGTTTCTAAACAGCCCTGCACATGAGTTCTTAAAGGCCATTGAAAACACAAATATGACCAAGTCATATAAGATGCCAATATTAAGGGCATTCTATAACAATGGAAGCATAAAGATGGCCATTTCAGATGATGATGTCTATCTTGCCATGAAGGAGTTTTATGACTACGGTTCAAATGGAGTGGACATGCTTAAGGATAAAAGCTCAAGAGACTATAAGTCATGGTCAAAGAAAGACTATGTAAATCTTGCAAAGAGAAACCCAATTAAGTTCCTCAAGAAAACCCATGGAGACTTCTTCATAGACAAGGAAGGATTCGCTTTGGCATTGGCAGACAATCTAGAACAATTCATAAATCTCGACAGCTTTAAAAGACACTTTGAAGACATTATTGAATACAGAACCCTTAGCTATTATAAGGATAGATTTGAGAAAAAACAAGTATAA
- a CDS encoding class I SAM-dependent methyltransferase has product MSENYYDSNADDFFNGTVNVDMSPQYEDFLNEIPKNGHILDAGCGSGRDTLAFKSLGYKVTSFDGSIEMCRLASNHTGQEVLHLQFQEIDFKETFDGIWASASLLHIPTSEIDDVLKRLKKSLKKGGAFYASFKYGSFEGERNGRYFYDLTDITAKELFTKNGFNIKKIWFTQDARKEREDEKWVNILAIKD; this is encoded by the coding sequence ATGAGTGAAAATTATTATGATTCCAATGCAGATGACTTTTTCAATGGAACTGTAAATGTGGACATGAGCCCCCAATATGAGGACTTTCTAAATGAAATACCTAAAAACGGCCATATCTTAGATGCAGGATGCGGTTCAGGAAGGGACACCTTGGCTTTCAAGTCATTAGGATACAAGGTAACCTCATTTGACGGCTCAATTGAAATGTGCAGGCTTGCAAGCAATCATACCGGCCAAGAGGTCCTCCATCTTCAGTTTCAAGAAATAGATTTCAAAGAGACCTTTGATGGAATCTGGGCATCAGCATCCCTTCTTCATATACCAACAAGTGAAATAGATGATGTTTTAAAAAGATTAAAAAAGAGCCTAAAGAAAGGAGGAGCTTTCTATGCCTCCTTCAAGTATGGAAGCTTTGAAGGAGAGCGCAATGGAAGGTATTTTTATGACTTAACAGACATAACTGCAAAGGAACTCTTCACAAAAAACGGATTTAATATAAAGAAGATCTGGTTTACCCAAGATGCAAGAAAAGAAAGAGAAGATGAAAAGTGGGTAAACATATTGGCAATCAAGGATTAA